Proteins from one Malania oleifera isolate guangnan ecotype guangnan chromosome 4, ASM2987363v1, whole genome shotgun sequence genomic window:
- the LOC131153441 gene encoding uncharacterized protein LOC131153441 yields MDCKRFIQLVEEKKKRALEKKEAPLKWEQKLEAAAKAKAEAEAEAKERKLKATKHKRRSVSESDSESHSDNSEGRKKIAKRVHRKQHRKYHHSDSGDNEKRKERKSRQRPKKRSSSASDDSSDELESESEGERGRKKRVHKKHRRHNSRSDSSDAYFSSDEDGVVRRKNHAKYRKHHQRSESSSDSSSDEDGATRKRNKTKHHKRHRRSQSSDSESSDSHGQRIRRRSRSLEQSSEDDHERVDKRPRRKHCWHHSQHHKHGHHHDHQSDKERNIQHHNSAETNGKPSEDADKVMNGRTKAHHS; encoded by the coding sequence ATGGATTGCAAGAGGTTCATCCAGTTGGTTGAGGAGAAGAAAAAGAGGGCTCTTGAGAAGAAGGAAGCCCCCTTGAAATGGGAGCAGAAGCTAGAAGCTGCTGCCAAGGCAAAAGCTGAAGCAGAAGCAGAAGCCAAAGAAAGGAAGCTGAAGGCTACAAAGCACAAGAGAAGATCTGTCTCAGAGTCTGACAGTGAGAGTCATAGTGACAACAGTGAAGGGAGAAAGAAGATAGCTAAAAGGGTTCACAGGAAACAGCACAGGAAATACCATCACTCTGATTCAGGAGACAATgaaaaaaggaaggagagaaaatcTAGGCAAAGGCCTAAGAAACGATCCTCAAGCGCAAGTGACGATAGCAGTGATGAACTTGAGAGTGAGTCTGAAGGAGAGAGGGGAAGGAAGAAGCGGGTTCACAAGAAGCACAGGCGTCACAATTCAAGATCAGATTCTAGTGATGCATATTTCTCGAGTGATGAGGATGGTGTGGTAAGAAGAAAAAATCATGCCAAGTATCGCAAGCACCATCAGCGATCAGAGTCTAGTTCTGATTCATCAAGCGATGAAGATGGTGCAACAAGAAAGAGAAACAAGACAAAGCACCATAAACGACATCGGCGATCTCAGAGCAGTGACTCGGAATCGTCTGATTCTCATGGCCAGAGAATTAGACGGAGGAGCCGTTCTTTAGAACAGTCATCAGAAGATGATCATGAAAGAGTAGATAAGCGACCGAGGCGGAAACATTGTTGGCATCACAGCCAGCATCACAAGCATGGGCATCATCATGATCATCAATCTGACAAGGAGAGAAATATCCAGCACCACAATTCGGCAGAAACAAATGGAAAGCCTTCAGAGGATGCAGACAAGGTGATGAATGGAAGGACCAAAGCCCACCACAGTTGA